DNA sequence from the Anguilla anguilla isolate fAngAng1 chromosome 4, fAngAng1.pri, whole genome shotgun sequence genome:
TTTCAGTCACAACCTTTGCCACAGCTGCATTTTTGCCTGgagttttatcatttttttctatgAGTTCATCCTCCACCTTTTCAGACCACCTGTCTTCCTGTGTCTCCAGTTTATCCTGTCTTTTATCCTGTCCATCTGGATCATCCTTAGTAGTCGTGTCAGGAGTTTTAGTTGTAgaattttctccctctcctgtgtTATTTACCCGAGCATCCATGTCTTCTGACTGTTCCTCAGTTACTTCTGCGTGTGCTTCACACTCTTCTGCCTCAGTCACTTCTGTCTGTGTTTCGGTCACTTCTGCTacttctgcctgtgtttctgtcatttcagcctgtgtttctgtcacttCTGCCTGCGTTTCTGTCACTTCAATCTGTGTTTCTGCCacttctgcctgtgtttctgtcaccTCAGCCTGTGTTTCTATCacttctgcctgtgtttctgtcacttCAGACTGTGCTTCTGTCCCTTcagcctgtgtttctgtcacttctgcctgtgtttgtgtcacttcagcctgtgtttctgtcacttctgtctctgtttcttcagcctgtgtttctgtcacttCTGCCTGTGCTTCTGTCccttctgcctgtgtttgtgtcacttcagcctgtgtttctgtcacttCTGTATGTGCTTCTGTCccttctgcctgtgtttctgtcgcttctgcatgtgtttctgtcacttctgcctgtgtttgtgtcacttcagcctgtgtttctgtcatttctgcCTGTGCTTCTGTCccttctgcctgtgtttgtgtcacTTCAGCCTGTGTTTCTCTCACTTCTGCCTGTGCTTCTGTCccttctgcctgtgtttctgtcacttctgtctctgtttcttcagcctgtgtttctgtcacttCTGCCTGTGCTTCTGTCccttctgcctgtgtttctctcaCTTCTGCCTGTGCTTCTGTCccttctgcctgtgtttctgtcacttctgtcccttctgcctgtgtttctgtcacttctgtctgtgtttctgtcacttCAACCTGTGTTTGTGTCACTTCAGCCTGTGATTGTGTCACTTCAGCCTGTgcttctgtcatttctgtctgtctttcagtcTCTTCTGCCCCAGTCTCTTTTTCTAGTGCCTCAGTCCCTTCTGTATGTGTTTCGGTGCCTTCTGTTTTTGAGTCAGTCACTTCTTCCAATAGCTCAGTCCCTTCTGCCTGTGCTTCAGTCTCTTCTGCCCCAGTCTCTTTTTCCTGTGCCTCAGTCTTTTCTGTCCCAGTCTCTTTTTCCTGTGCTTCAATCTCTTCTGCCCCAGTCTCTTTTTCCTGTGCCTCAGTATCTTCTGCCTCAGTCTCTTTTTCCTGTGCCTCAGCCTCTTCTGCCCCACTCTCTTTTTCCTGTGCCTCAGCCTCTTCTGCCACAGTCTCTTTTTCCTGTGCCTCAGCCTCTTCTGCCCCAGTCTCTTCTTCCTGTGCCTCAGTGTCTTCTGCCCCAGTCTCTTTTTCCTGTGCCTCAGCCTCTTCTGCCCCAGTCTCTTTTTCCTGTGCCTCAATGTCTTCTGCCTGCGCTTCAATCTCTTCTGCCCCAGTCTCTTTTTCCTGTGCCTCAGCCTCTTCTGCCACAGTCTCTTTTTCCTGTGCCTCAGTGTCTTCTGCCCCAGTCTCTTTTTCCTGTGCCTCAGTGTCTTCTGCCACAGTCTCTTTTTCCTGTGCCTCAGTATCTTCTGCCACAGTCTCTTTTTCCTGTGCCTCAGCCTCTTCTGCCCCAGTCTCTTTTTCCTGTGCCTCAGCCTCTTCTGCCACAGTCTCTTTTTCCTGTGCCTCAGTGTCTTCTGCCCCAGTCTCTTTTTCCTGTGCCTCAGTATCTTCTGCCTCAGTCTCTTTTTCCTGTGCCTCAGCCTCTTCTGCCACAGTCTCTTTTTCCTGTGCTTTAGTCTCTTCCGCCACAGTCTCTTTTTCCTGTGCCTCAGTCTCTTCTGCTACAGTCTCCGCTTCCTGTGCTTTAGTCTCTTCTGCCCCAGTCTCCTTGACCTGTGCCTCAGTCTCTTCTGCCTTTGCCTCAGTCCCTTCTGCCTGTGCTTCAGTCTCTTCTGCTTGTGCTTCAGAATCCTCCATTTCttcctttatttcattttctggatCATCTGTTGCTTCTTCATACTTCTTGATGTCAGCCATAGTCTCATCCACTTCTTTTGCCACATTACTGCTGTCTGTTCCTCTAATCTCCTCTACTTCTGATCCGGTCTCTTCAGCTTCAGGTGTCTTTGTTTCAGTAGTGTGTTCCTCTGCATTTCTCACTTCCTGCATCTGGGCACAATCCACTGATTCTAGTGCCTGGGCCTCTCTGGATTCTGATTTTCTCATCTTGTTCATGTCGTCTTTAatttctgtgtctctctgttcatttctgttttcagtgtcCTCTAACTTTTCTTCCTTCGTTCCTGGTTTCTGCAGTGGAGAGACACCTGCCTCCTCTTCTTGCTCACCTGAACCACACAATCAAGAGATCAGGAAAGTCAGTACTTAtgtgcagtgagctccataatgtttgggacataatgtttttctccttcatttGGCTCCatgattttagatttgtaataaaacaaatcacgtgtggttaaagtgcacattcacaGCTTTGGCTAAGCATATTTCTACATTTTGGTTtcgccatgtagaaattacaggactttttatacatttcagggtgtccttaaataaaaatgaagagtctgcacttcaaccagaaatatgtttttgtcccaaacattatggagctcagtgTATATATCCATAGTGATCTGGATTTTCACCTCTCTAGATTATTGAAAATACTAGTCAAAATATGCTTAAAATATCTTATATTTTCACAGGCTATAAACAAAACCTGCAGGATAAAAGCATAATTTCTGTTAAGCAAATAGCCTGGTCAATATTATAGCGGAAGCAAGCTGTCGAACCTAGCACAGCCACAGAAGAGGAAAAGTAAAGTTATACTGTGATGTACCAGTGATTTTCTGCTCCATAGTTTTGATTTCAGGGGGCAAATCCTCCTCTTCGGTGCTGGTATCGCTGAGTTCTGGTTCTGAACCACTGTGCGCCTCTTTCATAATCGCTTCAACTAGCTTCTCCTGCACAGACTTGGCTTGGGTTAGACATCGACAAAACACAGTGATGTGAAGTAGACAAAATATGACGTGAAAACCACGTAGCCTCTCAGCCTGTGTAAATCATATCCCTCTATCCACATTATAACATGATGtaacaaacaaacatggaaaCCTTCCCCTGATATGGTATCCCTACTTAGCACACAGATGGAAATACACAGAATGGACCATACATATGGCACATTTATTAAAGGAAAGTGGTACATTCAGAAAAATTAACTTGAAGAAAGATCTCAGACAGGTTtagataacaataataaaccaAATTAAACCTGGAACAGACtaaattaaaagattaaaagatTGCATGCAAACACCCCACAACACATAACCTTTAGTTAGATTATTTTTTACGAATGTAACtacataatataaatgaatttctttgttcttaatttAAAGTTTTGAACTAAATCATGAACACATAATTATAAATGattatgaaatgtgaaataaatgcaatcaaataaaatatttcattaagtctttagaaaatagaaaacaaaaacaagaaatatatatatatacacaaaattCCATTCAGAGTTTTGAGAAATTCTCAGTAGTACAAGAATATCACTACATCAGCTCTTGCAAAGGAGGCacatgtcaaaaaataaaatttggcaGTTTCTGGTGGTAGGCTGTTTCAGACCCCttaaattgattaaaatgtgaCTGCATTTGCACCAATCCATACCCCTATTTGGGAGAGTGTGAAGACACCTGCTGTTCTCCCCTCAGACATATGTGTTCACCAGCCTACTTCCTCTTTCAAACCGCAACCTGCACCCAAGCTCACAGAGTCAAGTCAGAGACAGACATCTCGTATGCGGCTTTGGCATGCGGTCCACGggcacctgattggccagctgGAGTTGCTAAAGAACGATGAAATGCAGGACCCTTAACCAACTGAGCCCTCCTGTACGATGGGTGAAGCAATCGCCGATTACGATTGGCTCATATTGAGCcaccggccacagtcggcactgccGTGGCCTTGATTACATCCGAGACCGTGAGGCTCATTCACTcagccttaaccgaatgagccactcGGCAGCCCCGGAAAACATACTTTAATGTTCTTATGGCAACTACCTAGGTCTGACGTTAACAACCACTATTGCTTAAAATCATAGTAGTATATGTTCAGTATGTTTTTACGCATACATAGACACGTATAGGCTATCTGAACTTAAAGTGGACGAGTCagagattaaaaaatgtgttcttgttGTAAAAGATTGTGATGTTGAACTTGAATCAggttttgtaaaaatacatattttagcatttaaaatttaaataaacatttgtcccAGCATGGTAAGAAAGATTAAATAttgataatgtattttttttccaaaaatctTAATTTAATCCTGATTAATTAATGCTTTTGATGGCTGTACTTTATATTCCATGCGACATGTGCCTCCTTTCACCAGAcctggaaacattttttcactGGTACGAAAAATATTGagccaaaaaaaattaataaaatgaaactgatgattcactcaaacacacacatttaaaatgtgtaaaacatgaTTGAGCTTTTTTGGGTTTTGAATCTTTTATAGTTGATTACATACAAGTTTAAATTGGCTTCAATTAGTTACTATTATTTTCCCACCAGCAAAATGAGCCAgcatattattttttgaaacatgCAGCAGATCATATGATATGAAGACATTTGCAACATGCAGTTCAGTATTTTCAGAAGCCAAACAGATTTACAGATCTGACAGTTCCAGTAGTAAAATTTGAAGATTCTGTTCCTTTACATTAACACTCAAATCGAATGGATACAACTAGGATAAATGTGTGCTCAGATATAAACACCAAATGATCATTCTGAAAATACTGGAATTACAAAAATGACTTtatagaaacacaaaaaaaaaaaaatccacacaatCCACAAGAAGCCCAGCATGCTTCAGGACACTGCAGTTTCCTCGAAAGGTTGACAAACTTGTTTTTGAAGCATGCATGTTGTACAGGGGACCACACGACCAGTACACCGAGGTTGAGagagctcagtgttcagtgagacgcacagcagcacactgTTCAGATGGGTCAGGACACTcacctctctctggctctgtgtctCCCAAACACTCGTCTGGCCCGGCTGCATTGTCCCCACTATCTACTGCAGCACCAGATTTTCCCACCTCTTTTCCTTCCCGTAGGTGCATGCTGTCGTTCAAAGGCTCCATACCAGCTGTGTCAGGGCCGTCTCCGTGGCCTTCATGCGCCTCAGGGTCTCCGTTCGTTGtctttgtttgggggggtgcCGGAGAGCTGGTCTCATCCTTGCGGTTGTCCAATTCTTCTGCGTGCTCTTCTGGGCCCTCTTGATCTTTTTCGGCTGCAGGCGCAAAGGCTCTTTCCGCACCCTCTACCTGGGGCTGCTCCTCAAGCGGTCCCATCTCAGTCTCTGAGcgcactttttcatttttcacggCTTCGTTCTCCTCGTCTGCCTCGCTGTAAGAATCTTCCCTGCTCCTCGAGGAAGGACTAAATGAGCACGACGGTGATTTCATATCTTCTGTATAAGAGATAAGGTTAATGGCAAAATGTCAAATGAAGCTTAAAAACAGAGGATAGATAACAAGGTCTGAATCTTAAAAGCTCTGTTTGATagctaaaataaatcaaaatgccATTCCACAGATTGTCAGTATATatcttatttatgtttataatgatATATTATGGTTAATTATCTGGTCATTCATATAAAAACCATAAATCAGGccacaacatttacattaccCTTAGAAGCTTCTGAATGTTACACAAATCATGTATGACATGCGATTAAAGGGGAAAATAATTAATCTCAATGACAGATGCTGTGGCAGCAGAATCCAGGACATCTTTTAACATCAGTAGGATCATAGAGTAAAcactagtaataataataataataataataataataataatagatgaAATGGAGTGATGTTTACTAACCAGCCTTGTCATCATCTTCCAACTCGCTGTCAGAATACTTCTCTTCATCCTCCATCTGATGATTAAATATTTCTCCATCCTCTTTGTCATTGATTGGGGAATCCCTTTTCTCACTGGATGAGTCAGGAGCCACAGCTGAGGCTTTGCCCTCCTCCATGTCTTCATCTGCCCTCTCATCATCAGCTTCAAAGTCCTCATCATAGTCTGTGGCACAAGAACCCTTTTTAACATCTGAATACTTGCAAAAACTGAATAATTCTGTAGCTAGTCTGTTGCTTACCATCTTTGGCTTTGTCCTGGTCAATGTCCTTAGCTTCTGTTTCCATGGAGTCATCCTCAACCTGCTCCTTTCTGAGTTCTGATTGTAAACGAGACTGACTATcttgtttaatttcttcttCATCAACCACTTTGGCCTCCTCAGCCATCTCTTGAGAATTACCCAGGAAGCACCCTTTCCCCATTTCCTCCTTGGttctttttgggggggtgggcttcTTATCTAGTCCCATCGATATGATGCATCTAAAAGGAATCACAGGTTGTCAAATCAACTAAAGTTCGGATTTTCAATTTTCAACTGCATTCAACGTCACATTCACATTAAGCAAGCTGACACATTGGGATGTACTGATGCAATTTTCAACCACAAAGATGTTAAAACTCATCAAGATTACTAACTACTGTTAGGAACTCCTTACTTGTAACAGGGAGAAGCGCCACCCACACTGGAGAATCCAAAGTGACCATGTTTCCCACCTAATCGGGATCCCTTGCGGTGCTTGAACTCACAACAAGAGCTCAGTCGGTCCACCTGCAAGCCATTCAGGAAGAAGGTGAGGCTGAAGGGGAAGCCACGATGACGCCTGGAGACAAACAGGAAGGCCTCTGCAGGAAAAGTAAATGTTTGTTAGAATATGTCATATCTTTAATACAAACAGTAGAACCTCAGAGTTATGCACTGACCAACAGAACAACAGGTATGAAGCCAAAAGTAGCATATTCTCAAACCTCCTTGTCTTCACAAGTGTGAGCATTACACAAAGGTGAATCACAATGTAAACTCACAATGTTATCAAAATAATAGAAAGGTACATCATTTCTGCAGTATAAAATGGAAGAGTCAACAGAATTTGGCATACAGAAGAGGGAGAACAAAATCAAAGATTTATCTGGTCATATTTACCAAAGTTACAGCCTTTAGAAGGAGCAAAGTATAGTATAACTTTATAAAAGCTGTGTTACATTTTCAATTATACAGTCAAATCTTTTTTGTGATGTTGACAACTGCCTCTATATTTAGGAGGAAAAGACTAATCTGAGCCAACTTCTGATATATGTCAAGAAGCAAGCTACGATTAAATCTTTGGTTTTGCAGATGTAAGAGTAATATGCTGACCTCCCTCCATCAGCCTCCCTTTGTACACGCATACATTCTCTCCTCCACAGTGTTGCTGAAAGACTTTCACTTCATCCCTCATGTCAATGTCATCGTGGGACAGGTGGACCGTCTTCCCATAGTACACCATGGTCACTGATACATTACTGTGCACTGAGGTCTTGTAGAGTTTTGAgtcctgctggaaaaaaaaaacacacattacgTTTTATTCTAGTCTAATGCCATTGTGCAATGGACAATAATGTTCCTCTTCTGGAAAAAGGATAAGGTCTAGGGACCTGTTCAATTGCGGTAGCACTGGGGGCTGTAGTGGGCCGCAGCCTCCTGCCCCTCATCGTTCCATTTTGAGTGCCTTTTAAAGTCCTCTTGGTCGATGGAGGAACAGGAGTGATGTAGTTGTTGATAATGGGGAGCTGGTACGGAGATAATCCATGCGAAAACTCAGTCACTGTCACGGGCCTCAGGTCTTTCTCCTGTGGAAAACAAGAATAcggtatttaaaaaataccatttttaCTTGTCATACTATGCAGAGTATCATACCAATGTCAttagtttggggggggggggggggttcttctgGACTACTCCTATAAAGGTACTATAATTTTTAATATACTTtcttttatactttttatatgtaggagagaatgggagagtTCGCTCTGTAGGTAAGATTTAATCCTCAGTTTTGCGATACAAATAAAGACTCACCCCCTGATTTACTACGGTAGGCGCAAACCAggtagatttaaaaataatttttatgtttGCGCCTAAATTAAAACATGCTTTCACCGGGCGGTAAACACTGTGATTAAATAAGCTGTTTTTCCTTTAGTAAATCACAAATTCCTTTAATTCACGATGTTGGGCTCAGTGGTCGATGACTGTCAGCCATCGGCGATGGACGATGGCATCGTCCATCGGCCCAAccctatttgttatttttatttgtttattgggGGCAAGGTGAAGgtgcttgtttatttgattttgcgttggtgtgggtgtgctctctctctctctccatgcaacAAATGGCGGTGTTTCCCTGAACTGCCGCATATCTCTCCCAGGGGTGTCGCACTGACGTATGCCACCTTTTCCTTACAACATATCACCAGACTTCATTCAGCACACAATGATGAGGACAATACAGGCAACATACCTCTCATACGTGTGTGATGTTACGGAATGAGAAGGCAGGCCTCACCGTGAGGGTGAACTGCTGTTCCGTGTCATCTGAAGAGTCTCTGAGCCTGCTTCCAGGGGAAGTCCGCCGAACAGAGGCGGTGTTTCTGTTGATGGGCTGGAGCCGATGAGGTCGCTGCATTTTCCCTGGAGCTGTGTTAGGCCTGGAGGAACCAGGCTGCAGAACACCACACCGTTAAAAGCAGCTGACGGTGTGTGATGTGGACCATTAATGTAGTTGCTCATAGTAAAGCACTTTATATGGCTTCACAGTACAGTGTTGTCATTTATAGTATAGTACTCGCAATGACTTTCTATGGCATCTtaaatttttaaacattttttaattgaatcatTTTTACAGATTCACTGTATCTTCTCCTCAGCATATTCCTGTGTATTCTGGCTTTTCACCCAATGCCCAATGTCTGCTAGGATAGGGTCCAGCCCCTGGGccctgaccaggagtaagcagtttagaaaatagatggatggatggattattatTGGGCTTCTCTCAAATATGCCTTAATTCATTGACACAGAGATGGGAAATTCACAAGGGGATAGACTGGGCTGCACCAGTTCCAAacaattaatgcaattaaaagaCAAATGAACATTATGTGCCACAAGCATTTTTCACAGACCGCTCAAAAGCAGCAGTACTTCTGAACAAggcttttgtctttttaaaggaaataaatggTTCATATCCAAATAAATTCTTATTCTCCCCCACATTTCTTTGTCACTGGTTCCAGATAATTAGAAATTATTAAAGAATACACTGATGACATGTGACCGATTTCACTCACAGATTCAGAGGACTCCGAATGTTCTCCCTCTGGCCCAGACGGCTGTCTGCGGCCATTCCTAGGACCAGACGGTGGCTTAGGAGATATTAAAGGGATAACATCTTCATCATATCTTTTGGAGCGTTCCACCTTTAAATACAGATGAGCATTATGATTATGCTACCTTCATTGCAGTGTCTTTAACCTCAGTTATCAAATATAAGGCTATACAGTCAAAAACCAAGACTCTAACAATACAATAACTatcaaaggaaaataacatGGACAATTTCACATAAAATTTGCTTGTTACCACCAAGCTTTATGTTTTCTCACATATCCCAGTGTAAGAATGGACTGCACGTGATATTACCAATTAAGTGGTTTTTGAAACAAAGTAATTTACCTTGATTTTATGTACCCGCTCCCTCCGCGCAAAATCTTCCAACTTTCTTTTGATTTCTATCTGGTGGTGGCGCTAgattataaataatacaaaataagaagacaaacacatgcactAGGAGCACATGCACCTCACAGCACTAAGAGGTCACTATATATACTCTTCTGAAATAAATGATCTGGCTGAAAGAATCATATTTACTGTTAAAGGAGATCAGGGTTATAgtgtgcacacatatgcacgcacacacacacacacacacacacacacacaaacagatattaGCACATGGACCATCGTCAAGTTGAATGAttgctaattaaaataatatgtcTTCACCCAAGATACATGGTATGTCAAAACTATAGACAATAAtacctttctgaaaataatgtatGATTAATTAAAAGGACAACAGGTAGTTTGTAAATAACGTTCCTGTTCTCTAAGCTGTTGTTTCCCTTTTGCCTCCTGACAAAGGACGCCTTCAAACCTTTGCTAACCTTTTATGTTTCTAGATGTGAAATGCCAGTCTGTTTGTTATCTTTTGGCTATGGCATAATGACAAACAGCATGCTGCTGTGAACTGAAATAGGCAATATCCATTAGTGTGCAGTGAACCAGGTGGACATTGTTGCACTCGGTCActaatcattttttatatatgccATAGGTGCATGTCATCTGGTAAACTGCTGACTTGTAATGGTAAGCTTTTTCAATGCTAATGTTCATTATTTAAGAAACCCATGCTGTTTTCTTAAATCATTTCATTACTGTGTTGCCTTGAGGACTGAAATACCAGTAACATGCCTCTCAGGTCACATGGTCATGAATTTTGACAAAGTTTTACATGATTTACAAAGCCTTtacatgatttttgtttttttacataatatgaGTGTCTTGTTGACGTAAAAACATCAAAACTACTATTTTTAGTATCTagtata
Encoded proteins:
- the erich3 gene encoding glutamate-rich protein 3 isoform X2 yields the protein MSYLNSGLLSTYNSLTDKHLAGYFNNTRIRRHLQRVGLITRSGKIVPDKEYRLKLVRRDHQRHVRECLAQAIFHKVLDMERHHQIEIKRKLEDFARRERVHKIKVERSKRYDEDVIPLISPKPPSGPRNGRRQPSGPEGEHSESSESPGSSRPNTAPGKMQRPHRLQPINRNTASVRRTSPGSRLRDSSDDTEQQFTLTEKDLRPVTVTEFSHGLSPYQLPIINNYITPVPPSTKRTLKGTQNGTMRGRRLRPTTAPSATAIEQDSKLYKTSVHSNVSVTMVYYGKTVHLSHDDIDMRDEVKVFQQHCGGENVCVYKGRLMEGEAFLFVSRRHRGFPFSLTFFLNGLQVDRLSSCCEFKHRKGSRLGGKHGHFGFSSVGGASPCYKCIISMGLDKKPTPPKRTKEEMGKGCFLGNSQEMAEEAKVVDEEEIKQDSQSRLQSELRKEQVEDDSMETEAKDIDQDKAKDDYDEDFEADDERADEDMEEGKASAVAPDSSSEKRDSPINDKEDGEIFNHQMEDEEKYSDSELEDDDKAEDMKSPSCSFSPSSRSREDSYSEADEENEAVKNEKVRSETEMGPLEEQPQVEGAERAFAPAAEKDQEGPEEHAEELDNRKDETSSPAPPQTKTTNGDPEAHEGHGDGPDTAGMEPLNDSMHLREGKEVGKSGAAVDSGDNAAGPDECLGDTEPERAKSVQEKLVEAIMKEAHSGSEPELSDTSTEEEDLPPEIKTMEQKITGEQEEEAGVSPLQKPGTKEEKLEDTENRNEQRDTEIKDDMNKMRKSESREAQALESVDCAQMQEVRNAEEHTTETKTPEAEETGSEVEEIRGTDSSNVAKEVDETMADIKKYEEATDDPENEIKEEMEDSEAQAEETEAQAEGTEAKAEETEAQVKETGAEETKAQEAETVAEETEAQEKETVAEETKAQEKETVAEEAEAQEKETEAEDTEAQEKETGAEDTEAQEKETVAEEAEAQEKETGAEEAEAQEKETVAEDTEAQEKETVAEDTEAQEKETGAEDTEAQEKETVAEEAEAQEKETGAEEIEAQAEDIEAQEKETGAEEAEAQEKETGAEDTEAQEEETGAEEAEAQEKETVAEEAEAQEKESGAEEAEAQEKETEAEDTEAQEKETGAEEIEAQEKETGTEKTEAQEKETGAEETEAQAEGTELLEEVTDSKTEGTETHTEGTEALEKETGAEETERQTEMTEAQAEVTQSQAEVTQTQVEVTETQTEVTETQAEGTEVTETQAEGTEAQAEVRETQAEGTEAQAEVTETQAEVTQTQAEGTEAQAEMTETQAEVTQTQAEVTETHAEATETQAEGTEAHTEVTETQAEVTQTQAEGTEAQAEVTETQAEETETEVTETQAEVTQTQAEVTETQAEGTEAQSEVTETQAEVIETQAEVTETQAEVAETQIEVTETQAEVTETQAEMTETQAEVAEVTETQTEVTEAEECEAHAEVTEEQSEDMDARVNNTGEGENSTTKTPDTTTKDDPDGQDKRQDKLETQEDRWSEKVEDELIEKNDKTPGKNAAVAKVVTENTVKAKEAEEENGQGEKGEDQGDMAEADRKEFTHDKTGGNEDNSVANNKVQKDDIERKQEETEKTEVTDKNCEMEATSKDTELKEKNETEHENKDEANREDKEINVNEEEVEECLQTGKKSAVGEDKVEAASEEVMENLNKGDREPKSFETGSKVDVNEATAEDVDSKAEETVSVFEEVQSFTEEKGSESNSPQLDIKAFTGIKTMTAAEELGDKIGNSVTEEGDGEKGDDDHQDKVSEQTLPGERKLEERANEQQDASKQEESDVSVNEEKDTEITIQKLEDSVEEVKGDDRVTDKFENDTKEPGVPGMLALENTEIGSNIMAKEFTGVQKSIASNSDCNTDTNSVKSNVTERKKVESVAEMERSKDDGKEKEDSDGRFDGTEERTATSDAAGDKVVDISADRGDTNVGDDLQENEDEANEINQEIAAGEVAFGEVAKVDAALESKELQPEEKVMDLEHVPHMETGASEEEMTNVAEEDEVLGPETMMKEDEGDLVASWVNKHQASRCFQTFIEPLDDLKDFSSDEVRESETAHTKELSKSECTEKSSDTTEKQN
- the erich3 gene encoding glutamate-rich protein 3 isoform X9; this encodes MSYLNSGLLSTYNSLTDKHLAGYFNNTRIRRHLQRVGLITRSGKIVPDKEYRLKLVRRDHQRHVRECLAQAIFHKVLDMERHHQIEIKRKLEDFARRERVHKIKVERSKRYDEDVIPLISPKPPSGPRNGRRQPSGPEGEHSESSESPGSSRPNTAPGKMQRPHRLQPINRNTASVRRTSPGSRLRDSSDDTEQQFTLTEKDLRPVTVTEFSHGLSPYQLPIINNYITPVPPSTKRTLKGTQNGTMRGRRLRPTTAPSATAIEQQDSKLYKTSVHSNVSVTMVYYGKTVHLSHDDIDMRDEVKVFQQHCGGENVCVYKGRLMEGEAFLFVSRRHRGFPFSLTFFLNGLQVDRLSSCCEFKHRKGSRLGGKHGHFGFSSVGGASPCYKCIISMGLDKKPTPPKRTKEEMGKGCFLGNSQEMAEEAKVVDEEEIKQDSQSRLQSELRKEQVEDDSMETEAKDIDQDKAKDDYDEDFEADDERADEDMEEGKASAVAPDSSSEKRDSPINDKEDGEIFNHQMEDEEKYSDSELEDDDKAEDMKSPSCSFSPSSRSREDSYSEADEENEAVKNEKVRSETEMGPLEEQPQVEGAERAFAPAAEKDQEGPEEHAEELDNRKDETSSPAPPQTKTTNGDPEAHEGHGDGPDTAGMEPLNDSMHLREGKEVGKSGAAVDSGDNAAGPDECLGDTEPERAKSVQEKLVEAIMKEAHSGSEPELSDTSTEEEDLPPEIKTMEQKITGEQEEEAGVSPLQKPGTKEEKLEDTENRNEQRDTEIKDDMNKMRKSESREAQALESVDCAQMQEVRNAEEHTTETKTPEAEETGSEVEEIRGTDSSNVAKEVDETMADIKKYEEATDDPENEIKEEMEDSEAQAEETEAQAEGTEAQEKETVAEEAEAQEKETGAEEAEAQEKETVAEDTEAQEKETVAEDTEAQEKETGAEDTEAQEKETVAEEAEAQEKETGAEEIEAQAEDIEAQEKETGAEEAEAQEKETGAEDTEAQEEETGAEEAEAQEKETVAEEAEAQEKESGAEEAEAQEKETEAEDTEAQEKETGAEEIEAQEKETGTEKTEAQEKETGAEETEAQAEGTELLEEVTDSKTEGTETHTEGTEALEKETGAEETERQTEMTEAQAEVTQSQAEVTQTQVEVTETQTEVTETQAEGTEVTETQAEGTEAQAEVRETQAEGTEAQAEVTETQAEVTQTQAEGTEAQAEMTETQAEVTQTQAEVTETHAEATETQAEGTEAHTEVTETQAEVTQTQAEGTEAQAEVTETQAEETETEVTETQAEVTQTQAEVTETQAEGTEAQSEVTETQAEVIETQAEVTETQAEVAETQIEVTETQAEVTETQAEMTETQAEVAEVTETQTEVTEAEECEAHAEVTEEQSEDMDARVNNTGEGENSTTKTPDTTTKDDPDGQDKRQDKLETQEDRWSEKVEDELIEKNDKTPGKNAAVAKVVTENTVKAKEAEEENGQGEKGEDQGDMAEADRKEFTHDKTGGNEDNSVANNKVQKDDIERKQEETEKTEVTDKNCEMEATSKDTELKEKNETEHENKDEANREDKEINVNEEEVEECLQTGKKSAVGEDKVEAASEEVMENLNKGDREPKSFETGSKVDVNEATAEDVDSKAEETVSVFEEVQSFTEEKGSESNSPQLDIKAFTGIKTMTAAEELGDKIGNSVTEEGDGEKGDDDHQDKVSEQTLPGERKLEERANEQQDASKQEESDVSVNEEKDTEITIQKLEDSVEEVKGDDRVTDKFENDTKEPGVPGMLALENTEIGSNIMAKEFTGVQKSIASNSDCNTDTNSVKSNVTERKKVESVAEMERSKDDGKEKEDSDGRFDGTEERTATSDAAGDKVVDISADRGDTNVGDDLQENEDEANEINQEIAAGEVAFGEVAKVDAALESKELQPEEKVMDLEHVPHMETGASEEEMTNVAEEDEVLGPETMMKEDEGDLVASWVNKHQASRCFQTFIEPLDDLKDFSSDEVRESETAHTKELSKSECTEKSSDTTEKQN